A window of the Zeugodacus cucurbitae isolate PBARC_wt_2022May chromosome 4, idZeuCucr1.2, whole genome shotgun sequence genome harbors these coding sequences:
- the LOC105208364 gene encoding brain-specific angiogenesis inhibitor 1-associated protein 2 isoform X7, producing MESEEITKMVDGVYKNILEKFNPGARQLISSGKGYLKALHGAASASRLFNEALAKLAMNAQQSGTSDIGAALMNVVSVYKEIQEQQMNILKAFYVDLLVPLETNLEKDTKVVQHEQKKFLQQHKVRMESYQKAVSTMKKQRKKKASPENTEKELRNLQILEDQKKKLDAFCEQSYKNAMTQERRRYGFVLERQCSIAKHWMAYHSTGKLVIDNNLENWQEIAASREVIPAAAVYEGGGGGSYSTASTGKRMERLKDGEDMHAAGNSSQLKKSRSVDAPYGDMRTLHESNVSYTQNSLPRAKSDFNLTTTTNSNDHVDHGQWDQRPVVKALYAYMPSGENQLPFEEGDRIAMVGSKAKGWQFGENLRTQMFGWFPIAYTNAEGAGEREKYRSSERHSERSSDRYENVHYERNGGMRNYHDQYMSETHMDPAMESDSTYRRRNNSAEESSPTRMFGDTFRNQKKYRASAGANPRPGPPPTLPAPVPSNSQSQSASRILNTSQSFCGASNGAPSVVERRKQHKLQNGPQAAHNRSILSAKQQSTSMSAGGSQMKPAAAAKTSLHSSNDSGFANEPPPQPEVDYSDEEQTSRVPIRKGGAYRNIYIDF from the exons AACATATTAGAGAAATTCAATCCCGGTGCACGTCAACTCATCTCCTCCGGCAAAGGGTATTTGAAGGCACTGCATG GTGCTGCATCTGCGTCACGCCTTTTCAATGAAGCATTAGCCAAGCTGGCCATGAATGCACAACAAAGTGGAACTAGCGATATTG gtgCGGCATTGATGAATGTTGTCAGCGTTTACAAAGAAATTCAAGAGCAACAAATGAATATT TTGAAGGCTTTCTATGTTGATTTATTGGTGCCATTGGAGACAAATTTGGAGAAGGACACAAAAGTTGTGCAACATGAACAGAAGAAATTCTTGCAACAGCACAAAGTGCGCATGGAGAGCTATCAGAAGGCCGTTTCCACAATGAAGAAACAGCGCAAGAAAAAGGCTAGTCCTGAGAATACGGAAAAGGAGTTGAGG AATCTACAAATATTGGAagatcaaaagaaaaagttggaCGCATTTTGCGAACAAAGCTACaaaaat GCCATGACACAGGAGCGCCGTCGCTACGGTTTCGTGTTGGAACGTCAATGTTCCATCGCCAAGCATTGGATGGCCTATCACAGCACTGGCAAGTTGGTAATTGATAACAATTTGGAAAATTGGCAAGAAATTGCCGCTTCACGTGAAGTGATACCAGCAGCTGCAGTATACGAAGGGGGCGGTGGCGGTAGCTACAGCACAGCCAGCACTGGCAAAAGGATG GAGCGTCTCAAAGACGGTGAGGACATGCATGCTGCCGGCAATTCGTCGCAGCTGAAGAAATCACGCAGCGTTGACGCGCCCTACGGTGATATGCGTACTTTGCATGAGAGCAATGTCAGTTATACGCAGAACTCGTTGCCGCGCGCCAAATCCGATTTCAATCTGACAACAACGACGAACT CGAACGATCATGTCGATCACGGTCAGTGGGACCAACGGCCCGTCGTGAAAGCGCTCTACGCATATATGCCTTCGGGTGAGAATCAGTTGCCGTTCGAGGAGGGCGATCGCATTGCAATGGTCGGCAGCAAGGCTAAAGGTTGGCAATTCGGTGAGAATTTACGCACGCAAATGTTCGGTTGGTTCCCCATCGCCTACACTAATGCTGAAGGCGCGGGCGAGCGTGAGAAGTATCGCTCGAGCGAACGCCATAGCGAACGCAGCAGCGATCGTTACGAGAATGTGCATTACGAACGTAATGGTGGTATGCGCAACTATCATGATCAATATATGTCTGAGACGCATATGGATCCTGCCATGGAGAGCGATTCAACATACCGCCGTCGCAATAACAGCGCCGAGGAATCATCGCCAACACGCATGTTCGGTGACACTTTCAGAAATCAAAAGAAG TATCGCGCATCAGCCGGCGCCAATCCACGTCCCGGTCCGCCACCCACACTCCCCGCACCAGTGCCATCGAATAGTCAGAGTCAAAGTGCCAGTCGCATATTGAATACATCGCAGAGCTTCTGTGGCGCCTCCAATGGCGCGCCATCTGTGGTGGAGCGACGCAAGCAACACAAATTGCAAAATGGACCACAAGCCGCACAT AATCGTTCCATTCTCTCTGCCAAACAGCAGTCCACATCGATGAGCGCTGGTGGCAGTCAAATGAAACCCGCCGCGGCAGCTAAGACTTCATTGCATAGCAGCAATGACAGTGGCTTTGCCAATGAGCCGCCACCACAACCTGAAGTCGACTACTCGGATGAAGAGCAGACGAGTCGTGTGCCAATACG AAAGGGTGGTGCCTACCGAAACATTTACATAGACTTCTAA
- the LOC105208364 gene encoding uncharacterized protein LOC105208364 isoform X4, which translates to MESEEITKMVDGVYKNILEKFNPGARQLISSGKGYLKALHGAASASRLFNEALAKLAMNAQQSGTSDIGAALMNVVSVYKEIQEQQMNILKAFYVDLLVPLETNLEKDTKVVQHEQKKFLQQHKVRMESYQKAVSTMKKQRKKKASPENTEKELRNLQILEDQKKKLDAFCEQSYKNAMTQERRRYGFVLERQCSIAKHWMAYHSTGKLVIDNNLENWQEIAASREVIPAAAVYEGGGGGSYSTASTGKRMERLKDGEDMHAAGNSSQLKKSRSVDAPYGDMRTLHESNVSYTQNSLPRAKSDFNLTTTTNSNDHVDHGQWDQRPVVKALYAYMPSGENQLPFEEGDRIAMVGSKAKGWQFGENLRTQMFGWFPIAYTNAEGAGEREKYRSSERHSERSSDRYENVHYERNGGMRNYHDQYMSETHMDPAMESDSTYRRRNNSAEESSPTRMFGDTFRNQKKYRASAGANPRPGPPPTLPAPVPSNSQSQSASRILNTSQSFCGASNGAPSVVERRKQHKLQNGPQAAHNRSILSAKQQSTSMSAGGSQMKPAAAAKTSLHSSNDSGFANEPPPQPEVDYSDEEQTSRVPIRRRADTNSHVSRDVASWTLNRNFRNSVDSQIDDKSLHGLSRRNTKMRYDLIASDDEILQASSSGIKRTKSFWKFGGRNEDILAGMSLWQHRDLVAAPNLEELRTDSPQSKENGHVEHEGDVEGEREREQEHGRENARNVNDKNGTLTKSHSNNSTSSTEKYRNDSVTSMEAYEDDENIYGMSPVVKRENIIVQNRNSMQSNATTMRAEYTPKSRMKIMKTIEIDIENPTESERLSTIKRGQKEYQKEYRESAGMMPQVNMNTMRANTHARNEHEGKSKAGMGSSMQSSRNTLSNSHKKHQTNNVETSAGKHPNLQQMKSNGSGSQTQSRAKQQEFPNSTEDEEGDSDDNGTLKMSDVNNFFDDISHENTTGGMIMKTVKRKDILKQYYTSEDESDDVEIKSTSSDPYDCIVINDHLVRKDEKHRRQMHNSYQEHQMEFQTFRATTTAAMPQGNKKNKLNGGEQRNGNGVQSSAGKSKKHQELQDNERERERERERYSMNNSSTLTRNSNANANSAMNTPTATILPRTRLMKSSNMTKRVVPTETFT; encoded by the exons AACATATTAGAGAAATTCAATCCCGGTGCACGTCAACTCATCTCCTCCGGCAAAGGGTATTTGAAGGCACTGCATG GTGCTGCATCTGCGTCACGCCTTTTCAATGAAGCATTAGCCAAGCTGGCCATGAATGCACAACAAAGTGGAACTAGCGATATTG gtgCGGCATTGATGAATGTTGTCAGCGTTTACAAAGAAATTCAAGAGCAACAAATGAATATT TTGAAGGCTTTCTATGTTGATTTATTGGTGCCATTGGAGACAAATTTGGAGAAGGACACAAAAGTTGTGCAACATGAACAGAAGAAATTCTTGCAACAGCACAAAGTGCGCATGGAGAGCTATCAGAAGGCCGTTTCCACAATGAAGAAACAGCGCAAGAAAAAGGCTAGTCCTGAGAATACGGAAAAGGAGTTGAGG AATCTACAAATATTGGAagatcaaaagaaaaagttggaCGCATTTTGCGAACAAAGCTACaaaaat GCCATGACACAGGAGCGCCGTCGCTACGGTTTCGTGTTGGAACGTCAATGTTCCATCGCCAAGCATTGGATGGCCTATCACAGCACTGGCAAGTTGGTAATTGATAACAATTTGGAAAATTGGCAAGAAATTGCCGCTTCACGTGAAGTGATACCAGCAGCTGCAGTATACGAAGGGGGCGGTGGCGGTAGCTACAGCACAGCCAGCACTGGCAAAAGGATG GAGCGTCTCAAAGACGGTGAGGACATGCATGCTGCCGGCAATTCGTCGCAGCTGAAGAAATCACGCAGCGTTGACGCGCCCTACGGTGATATGCGTACTTTGCATGAGAGCAATGTCAGTTATACGCAGAACTCGTTGCCGCGCGCCAAATCCGATTTCAATCTGACAACAACGACGAACT CGAACGATCATGTCGATCACGGTCAGTGGGACCAACGGCCCGTCGTGAAAGCGCTCTACGCATATATGCCTTCGGGTGAGAATCAGTTGCCGTTCGAGGAGGGCGATCGCATTGCAATGGTCGGCAGCAAGGCTAAAGGTTGGCAATTCGGTGAGAATTTACGCACGCAAATGTTCGGTTGGTTCCCCATCGCCTACACTAATGCTGAAGGCGCGGGCGAGCGTGAGAAGTATCGCTCGAGCGAACGCCATAGCGAACGCAGCAGCGATCGTTACGAGAATGTGCATTACGAACGTAATGGTGGTATGCGCAACTATCATGATCAATATATGTCTGAGACGCATATGGATCCTGCCATGGAGAGCGATTCAACATACCGCCGTCGCAATAACAGCGCCGAGGAATCATCGCCAACACGCATGTTCGGTGACACTTTCAGAAATCAAAAGAAG TATCGCGCATCAGCCGGCGCCAATCCACGTCCCGGTCCGCCACCCACACTCCCCGCACCAGTGCCATCGAATAGTCAGAGTCAAAGTGCCAGTCGCATATTGAATACATCGCAGAGCTTCTGTGGCGCCTCCAATGGCGCGCCATCTGTGGTGGAGCGACGCAAGCAACACAAATTGCAAAATGGACCACAAGCCGCACAT AATCGTTCCATTCTCTCTGCCAAACAGCAGTCCACATCGATGAGCGCTGGTGGCAGTCAAATGAAACCCGCCGCGGCAGCTAAGACTTCATTGCATAGCAGCAATGACAGTGGCTTTGCCAATGAGCCGCCACCACAACCTGAAGTCGACTACTCGGATGAAGAGCAGACGAGTCGTGTGCCAATACG ccgTCGTGCCGATACCAATTCTCATGTATCACGAGATGTTGCTTCATGGACGTTGAATCGTAATTTCCGTAACAGTGTCGACAGCCAAATTGATGATAAAAGCTTGCACGGACTGAGCCGACGCAATACGAAGATGCGTTACGATCTGATTGCCAGTGATGATGAAATATTGCAGGCCTCAAGTAGTGGCATAAAACGCACGAAATCGTTTTGGAAATTCGGTGGACGCAATGAAGATATATTGGCTGGCATGTCGCTCTGGCAGCATCGCGATCTGGTGGCGGCACCAAACCTAGAGGAACTACGCACAGATAGTCCACAGAGTAAAGAGAATGGACATGTGGAACACGAAGGTGATGTTGAGGGCGAACGTGAGCGAGAGCAAGAGCATGGACGTGAGAACGCACGCAACGTAAACGATAAGAACGGCACACTAACGAAGTCACATTCGAACAACTCAACATCGTCGACGGAGAAGTACCGCAACGATAGTGTGACCAGCATGGAAGCATACGAGGACGATGAGAATATCTATGGCATGAGTCCGGTGGTGAAACGTGAGAATATCATTGTACAGAATCGCAATTCGATGCAATCGAATGCGACTACAATGCGCGCTGAGTACACACCGAAATCGCGCATGAAAATTATGAAGACAATCGAAATCGACATAGAGAATCCAACAGAGAGCGAACGCCTGAGCACCATCAAACGCGGACAGAAGGAATATCAGAAAGAATATCGCGAGAGTGCGGGCATGATGCCACAGGTGAATATGAATACGATGCGCGCCAATACGCATGCGCGTAATGAACATGAGGGTAAAAGCAAGGCTGGCATGGGTAGCAGCATGCAATCGTCGCGCAATACGTTGAGCAACAGTCATAAGAAGCATCAGACGAACAATGTAGAAACCAGCGCTGGCAAGCATCCAAATCTACAACAGATGAAATCGAATGGCAGCGGCAGTCAAacgcaatcgcgtgccaaacAACAAGAATTTCCAAACTCCACAGAGGATGAGGAGGGCGACAGCGATGACAATGGCACGCTCAAGATGAGTGACGTCAACAACTTCTTCGACGATATCTCGCATGAGAATACCACAGGTGGCATGATTATGAAAACAGTTAAACGCAAGGATATACTGAAGCAATACTACACCAGCGAGGATGAGTCCGACGATGTTGAGATCAAATCAACGAGCTCCGATCCTTACGACTGCATAGTGATCAATGATCATTTGGTGCGTAAGGATGAGAAACATCGTCGCCAGATGCACAATTCCTATCAGGAGCACCAAATGGAATTTCAAACATttcgcgcaacaacaacagcagccatgCCACAAGGTAATAAGAAGAATAAATTGAATGGTGGTGAGCAACGGAATGGCAATGGCGTACAATCAAGCGCTGGTAAGTCAAAGAAACACCAGGAGTTGCAGGACAACGAGCGAGAACGAGAGCGGGAGCGTGAACGTTACAGCATGAACAACAGCTCAACACTGACAAGAAACTCCAATGCAAACGCCAATTCAGCTATGAACACACCGACAGCAACGATACTGCCACGCACGCGCCTCATGAAATCCAGCAATATGACAA AAAGGGTGGTGCCTACCGAAACATTTACATAG
- the LOC105208364 gene encoding brain-specific angiogenesis inhibitor 1-associated protein 2 isoform X6, with protein sequence MESEEITKMVDGVYKNILEKFNPGARQLISSGKGYLKALHGAASASRLFNEALAKLAMNAQQSGTSDIGAALMNVVSVYKEIQEQQMNILKAFYVDLLVPLETNLEKDTKVVQHEQKKFLQQHKVRMESYQKAVSTMKKQRKKKASPENTEKELRNLQILEDQKKKLDAFCEQSYKNAMTQERRRYGFVLERQCSIAKHWMAYHSTGKLVIDNNLENWQEIAASREVIPAAAVYEGGGGGSYSTASTGKRMERLKDGEDMHAAGNSSQLKKSRSVDAPYGDMRTLHESNVSYTQNSLPRAKSDFNLTTTTNSNDHVDHGQWDQRPVVKALYAYMPSGENQLPFEEGDRIAMVGSKAKGWQFGENLRTQMFGWFPIAYTNAEGAGEREKYRSSERHSERSSDRYENVHYERNGGMRNYHDQYMSETHMDPAMESDSTYRRRNNSAEESSPTRMFGDTFRNQKKYRASAGANPRPGPPPTLPAPVPSNSQSQSASRILNTSQSFCGASNGAPSVVERRKQHKLQNGPQAAHSTSMSAGGSQMKPAAAAKTSLHSSNDSGFANEPPPQPEVDYSDEEQTSRVPIRACQFATVKLRHTKTNDRSAPMIYRSINK encoded by the exons AACATATTAGAGAAATTCAATCCCGGTGCACGTCAACTCATCTCCTCCGGCAAAGGGTATTTGAAGGCACTGCATG GTGCTGCATCTGCGTCACGCCTTTTCAATGAAGCATTAGCCAAGCTGGCCATGAATGCACAACAAAGTGGAACTAGCGATATTG gtgCGGCATTGATGAATGTTGTCAGCGTTTACAAAGAAATTCAAGAGCAACAAATGAATATT TTGAAGGCTTTCTATGTTGATTTATTGGTGCCATTGGAGACAAATTTGGAGAAGGACACAAAAGTTGTGCAACATGAACAGAAGAAATTCTTGCAACAGCACAAAGTGCGCATGGAGAGCTATCAGAAGGCCGTTTCCACAATGAAGAAACAGCGCAAGAAAAAGGCTAGTCCTGAGAATACGGAAAAGGAGTTGAGG AATCTACAAATATTGGAagatcaaaagaaaaagttggaCGCATTTTGCGAACAAAGCTACaaaaat GCCATGACACAGGAGCGCCGTCGCTACGGTTTCGTGTTGGAACGTCAATGTTCCATCGCCAAGCATTGGATGGCCTATCACAGCACTGGCAAGTTGGTAATTGATAACAATTTGGAAAATTGGCAAGAAATTGCCGCTTCACGTGAAGTGATACCAGCAGCTGCAGTATACGAAGGGGGCGGTGGCGGTAGCTACAGCACAGCCAGCACTGGCAAAAGGATG GAGCGTCTCAAAGACGGTGAGGACATGCATGCTGCCGGCAATTCGTCGCAGCTGAAGAAATCACGCAGCGTTGACGCGCCCTACGGTGATATGCGTACTTTGCATGAGAGCAATGTCAGTTATACGCAGAACTCGTTGCCGCGCGCCAAATCCGATTTCAATCTGACAACAACGACGAACT CGAACGATCATGTCGATCACGGTCAGTGGGACCAACGGCCCGTCGTGAAAGCGCTCTACGCATATATGCCTTCGGGTGAGAATCAGTTGCCGTTCGAGGAGGGCGATCGCATTGCAATGGTCGGCAGCAAGGCTAAAGGTTGGCAATTCGGTGAGAATTTACGCACGCAAATGTTCGGTTGGTTCCCCATCGCCTACACTAATGCTGAAGGCGCGGGCGAGCGTGAGAAGTATCGCTCGAGCGAACGCCATAGCGAACGCAGCAGCGATCGTTACGAGAATGTGCATTACGAACGTAATGGTGGTATGCGCAACTATCATGATCAATATATGTCTGAGACGCATATGGATCCTGCCATGGAGAGCGATTCAACATACCGCCGTCGCAATAACAGCGCCGAGGAATCATCGCCAACACGCATGTTCGGTGACACTTTCAGAAATCAAAAGAAG TATCGCGCATCAGCCGGCGCCAATCCACGTCCCGGTCCGCCACCCACACTCCCCGCACCAGTGCCATCGAATAGTCAGAGTCAAAGTGCCAGTCGCATATTGAATACATCGCAGAGCTTCTGTGGCGCCTCCAATGGCGCGCCATCTGTGGTGGAGCGACGCAAGCAACACAAATTGCAAAATGGACCACAAGCCGCACAT TCCACATCGATGAGCGCTGGTGGCAGTCAAATGAAACCCGCCGCGGCAGCTAAGACTTCATTGCATAGCAGCAATGACAGTGGCTTTGCCAATGAGCCGCCACCACAACCTGAAGTCGACTACTCGGATGAAGAGCAGACGAGTCGTGTGCCAATACG tgCATGCCAATTTGCCACAGTCAAACTGCGTCACACCAAAACTAACGATCGTTCGGCTCCAATGATTTATCggagcataaataaataa
- the LOC105208364 gene encoding brain-specific angiogenesis inhibitor 1-associated protein 2 isoform X5, which yields MESEEITKMVDGVYKNILEKFNPGARQLISSGKGYLKALHGAASASRLFNEALAKLAMNAQQSGTSDIGAALMNVVSVYKEIQEQQMNILKAFYVDLLVPLETNLEKDTKVVQHEQKKFLQQHKVRMESYQKAVSTMKKQRKKKASPENTEKELRNLQILEDQKKKLDAFCEQSYKNAMTQERRRYGFVLERQCSIAKHWMAYHSTGKLVIDNNLENWQEIAASREVIPAAAVYEGGGGGSYSTASTGKRMERLKDGEDMHAAGNSSQLKKSRSVDAPYGDMRTLHESNVSYTQNSLPRAKSDFNLTTTTNSNDHVDHGQWDQRPVVKALYAYMPSGENQLPFEEGDRIAMVGSKAKGWQFGENLRTQMFGWFPIAYTNAEGAGEREKYRSSERHSERSSDRYENVHYERNGGMRNYHDQYMSETHMDPAMESDSTYRRRNNSAEESSPTRMFGDTFRNQKKYRASAGANPRPGPPPTLPAPVPSNSQSQSASRILNTSQSFCGASNGAPSVVERRKQHKLQNGPQAAHNRSILSAKQQSTSMSAGGSQMKPAAAAKTSLHSSNDSGFANEPPPQPEVDYSDEEQTSRVPIRACQFATVKLRHTKTNDRSAPMIYRSINK from the exons AACATATTAGAGAAATTCAATCCCGGTGCACGTCAACTCATCTCCTCCGGCAAAGGGTATTTGAAGGCACTGCATG GTGCTGCATCTGCGTCACGCCTTTTCAATGAAGCATTAGCCAAGCTGGCCATGAATGCACAACAAAGTGGAACTAGCGATATTG gtgCGGCATTGATGAATGTTGTCAGCGTTTACAAAGAAATTCAAGAGCAACAAATGAATATT TTGAAGGCTTTCTATGTTGATTTATTGGTGCCATTGGAGACAAATTTGGAGAAGGACACAAAAGTTGTGCAACATGAACAGAAGAAATTCTTGCAACAGCACAAAGTGCGCATGGAGAGCTATCAGAAGGCCGTTTCCACAATGAAGAAACAGCGCAAGAAAAAGGCTAGTCCTGAGAATACGGAAAAGGAGTTGAGG AATCTACAAATATTGGAagatcaaaagaaaaagttggaCGCATTTTGCGAACAAAGCTACaaaaat GCCATGACACAGGAGCGCCGTCGCTACGGTTTCGTGTTGGAACGTCAATGTTCCATCGCCAAGCATTGGATGGCCTATCACAGCACTGGCAAGTTGGTAATTGATAACAATTTGGAAAATTGGCAAGAAATTGCCGCTTCACGTGAAGTGATACCAGCAGCTGCAGTATACGAAGGGGGCGGTGGCGGTAGCTACAGCACAGCCAGCACTGGCAAAAGGATG GAGCGTCTCAAAGACGGTGAGGACATGCATGCTGCCGGCAATTCGTCGCAGCTGAAGAAATCACGCAGCGTTGACGCGCCCTACGGTGATATGCGTACTTTGCATGAGAGCAATGTCAGTTATACGCAGAACTCGTTGCCGCGCGCCAAATCCGATTTCAATCTGACAACAACGACGAACT CGAACGATCATGTCGATCACGGTCAGTGGGACCAACGGCCCGTCGTGAAAGCGCTCTACGCATATATGCCTTCGGGTGAGAATCAGTTGCCGTTCGAGGAGGGCGATCGCATTGCAATGGTCGGCAGCAAGGCTAAAGGTTGGCAATTCGGTGAGAATTTACGCACGCAAATGTTCGGTTGGTTCCCCATCGCCTACACTAATGCTGAAGGCGCGGGCGAGCGTGAGAAGTATCGCTCGAGCGAACGCCATAGCGAACGCAGCAGCGATCGTTACGAGAATGTGCATTACGAACGTAATGGTGGTATGCGCAACTATCATGATCAATATATGTCTGAGACGCATATGGATCCTGCCATGGAGAGCGATTCAACATACCGCCGTCGCAATAACAGCGCCGAGGAATCATCGCCAACACGCATGTTCGGTGACACTTTCAGAAATCAAAAGAAG TATCGCGCATCAGCCGGCGCCAATCCACGTCCCGGTCCGCCACCCACACTCCCCGCACCAGTGCCATCGAATAGTCAGAGTCAAAGTGCCAGTCGCATATTGAATACATCGCAGAGCTTCTGTGGCGCCTCCAATGGCGCGCCATCTGTGGTGGAGCGACGCAAGCAACACAAATTGCAAAATGGACCACAAGCCGCACAT AATCGTTCCATTCTCTCTGCCAAACAGCAGTCCACATCGATGAGCGCTGGTGGCAGTCAAATGAAACCCGCCGCGGCAGCTAAGACTTCATTGCATAGCAGCAATGACAGTGGCTTTGCCAATGAGCCGCCACCACAACCTGAAGTCGACTACTCGGATGAAGAGCAGACGAGTCGTGTGCCAATACG tgCATGCCAATTTGCCACAGTCAAACTGCGTCACACCAAAACTAACGATCGTTCGGCTCCAATGATTTATCggagcataaataaataa